The genomic stretch AAATGCTGGGCAACGGATTTATCAGAGTCTATCTCAGAAGAATGCTGGTCAAAATAGCCGATGGTAATCTGGTTTCCCAGAGAAAACTCCCCGGACACCGGGGGAATAAGGCCTGCCGCCGTTTTTAAAAAGGTACTTTTTCCGGCTCCGTTTGGACCCAGGATTCCTATCTTCTGTCCCCTTCGGATCCTCATGGTGAGTTCCATGAGAGGATGGTCATAACCGATTTTCAGGTGTTCCGCTTCAAAGACCCATTTACTCCCTAAAAAGGCCGGCTCCAAAGGCCCTGTGAACATGTGGATATCATCTTCCACCGGTTTCACTGCCGGACCCATCCGTTCCATCGCCTTCCTTTTTGCCCTGGCAAATGAGGCTTTCCGGGGCTTATTCTTAAACCGTTCCACCAAATCATTTAAGCGTTTGATCTCTTCCTGCTGCCGTTCATAGGCCTTCGTCTGTATCCTGACCGCTTTCCTCTTTTCTTCCCGGTAATGGGTATAGTTTCCAGGGTAACGGGTAAGCCTCTTTCCCGATAATTCATATACCACAGTTGCCGTCTGGTCCAGAAAAAAGCGGTCATGGGATACCATTACCACTGATTTTTCATACTGCTTCATATACTGCTCCAGCCATTCCGTAGCCTGAACATCCAGATGATTGGTCGGTTCATCCAGAAGCAGGATATCCGGTTTTAACAGCAGATAACGGATAAGGGCAATCTTTGTCTGTTCTCCGCCGGAGAACTGGGAAATCCTTTTTTTCTTATCTTCTTTTGTAAATCCAAACCCGGTAAACAGCGTATCATATTCCCGCTCATATTCAAACCGTTCCCTGGCAAAGGGATCCCAGGCAGGACAGGAGGACAGCAGTTCTTCCTCTACTGTCCTGTCCTTATCATCAAATGCCTGTTGCTTTAAGTATCCGACCGTCAGTTTTCTGGAACTGATGATTCCAGGGCCTTGCCGTTTATCATCCCGGTCCAGATCCACTTCCCCGGCTATCAGTTTTAAAAGTGTGGTTTTTCCAGCTCCATTATTACCTACCACCGCTATTTTTTCTCTGCCGTGTATTTCAAAGTCAATATGTGACAGAATCAGGCTGCCTCCGGCAATGACTGTCCCATCCTTTATCTGATACAACATCTTCAAATTTTCCTGTTCTTAAATTAATTTTATTCTGGCTTTCGTTTCTCATGAAGCTATAAGGAATCATGGACCTTAGCCCGCGCGCTTCTGTCCCGGACAGACTGGTACACCGGTACCAGGAAGGTGGCTATGAGACCTCCTGCAAAGCCATTGTTATAAAGGTTCATTCCGCCGTAAACAATGCCTACATTAAACGCAGCGGCAGAGTGTAAAAATCCGGCTATAATACCCGCTATAATGCCGAACTCACCGGCAATCGGTGCAAGGGTTGTAGACAATAAAAGTGCAAGAAG from Lacrimispora sphenoides JCM 1415 encodes the following:
- the abc-f gene encoding ribosomal protection-like ABC-F family protein, with translation MLYQIKDGTVIAGGSLILSHIDFEIHGREKIAVVGNNGAGKTTLLKLIAGEVDLDRDDKRQGPGIISSRKLTVGYLKQQAFDDKDRTVEEELLSSCPAWDPFARERFEYEREYDTLFTGFGFTKEDKKKRISQFSGGEQTKIALIRYLLLKPDILLLDEPTNHLDVQATEWLEQYMKQYEKSVVMVSHDRFFLDQTATVVYELSGKRLTRYPGNYTHYREEKRKAVRIQTKAYERQQEEIKRLNDLVERFKNKPRKASFARAKRKAMERMGPAVKPVEDDIHMFTGPLEPAFLGSKWVFEAEHLKIGYDHPLMELTMRIRRGQKIGILGPNGAGKSTFLKTAAGLIPPVSGEFSLGNQITIGYFDQHSSEIDSDKSVAQHFHDLFPSLTEKEVRSILGAYLFGGKEAGKRVSLLSGGEKARLVLAELLQSRPNFLILDEPTNHMDIRAKETLESAFRAYTGTILFVSHDRYFLSRVAESVLIFENQSAFYYPFGYEHYLEGRRRAVKGEGLAAQIRAEEQALIAGMRAVPKAEKHRLREIPAEEAYMDWKLGLVLERLLPARDRVMELTAAMEEMKERWLGSEDFWKEETWKESGRYEGLKEEQQKAWEDWHELCLEWFDTAYEEGM